Within Flavobacterium pisciphilum, the genomic segment ATATCTCCAGATCCAAGTACAATCAAATCGATTACTGGTTCATTTACTTTGGCGGTTAAAGCAGAAAATGGTGATGAAAAAAAATATGAAGTGACTATAAATAGAGAACCAAGTATTGAAAATTCTATTTTGGAATTCAATATTAAGGACAAAAATCTGTTAACAAATGTTGAAATTAATGAGCAAACAGGAATAATAACCAAAAGATTGCCTGAATTTGTTGACTTAAAAAATTTAAATATTAATTTGAAATTTTCAAAATACGCTTCAATTTCACCAGAACCGGGTACAATTAAAGATTATTCGTCTCCAGTAATTTATACCGTTAAATCGGAATCTGGAGTAGAAAAAGTTTATCAGGTGAAGTTTACACATATGGATACTGATAGATTTGAGTCATGTTCAGAAGCAAACGCATGGAAATGGTTTGGAGGTGATGACAGAACAAATGCACCAGATATTTTGCCTTATGACAGAAATATTGGTACTGGACAGGCAATTGTGTTTGATAAAGATTTTGTTCCTTCAGCTTTTAGTATACATCTTCGTGAAGGGTTTAAATATTCTGGAGCTAACACTGATTATCGTCAAGATGTTGTCTTAAAATTAATTATAAGAGATGCAAGCGATAAATTTATAGCGTCGACAACAGCAAATGTTTTAGGAAATTTTAGTGGTGGTTTTGTTCCTTTTAATCTAGAAAGATTGAATGTTTTTTTAGAAGCTAAAAAAACATATGTTTTTTATTGGTACCTTGTAAATGGGGAGGCATTAGGTGTTGTAGCAAGCAGTTCAGGTAATAATAATGATGGATCAGGATTCTGTTTTAATTCAGGTTACGCAGGAGAGTCTAAAAAGAGTGCTAACAACACGCTTGAAAATGTAAACGTTTGGTATAAACATAACTGGCATTTTAATATAGAAATAAAAGGAAAAGAATAAAAAATTAATTTAATACAAAAAACCGAAGCAATTAAACTTCGGTTTTTTGTATTAAATTAATCAATCCATTTATAATATCTCGCTCCAATTAAATTCGGAATTTCTTTTTCGATTCGATCCAGAATCCATTCTTGTTTTGGTGTTCTGATACTTTCTTTTTGTTCTTTTTTATGAAGTCTTTCGTAAGTTTCAAAATCAATTTCTACACTTTCTTCTAAGTTCTCAAAAAGTTTAATTTGGCTTAAAGCCGATTGCCACTCGAGCTGAATTGTTCCTTCGAAAACTTTTGATTTTGATCCACTTCCATATGCTAAAAACCCGAACTTAGTTCCGGAAATGTCTTTTTTGGTATCATAAAAATGAGCCAGAGTTGATAATAATCCCATGAAAATAGAACCAGTATAAAGGTTTCCAATTAATGAAG encodes:
- a CDS encoding DUF5018 domain-containing protein, translated to MKAKIYRFATLLFSSFLMFSCASESVPLRTENKILSFTITKGDLSKNFDISGNSITGKVESKFELNDINLKVLISEGAVISPDPSTIKSITGSFTLAVKAENGDEKKYEVTINREPSIENSILEFNIKDKNLLTNVEINEQTGIITKRLPEFVDLKNLNINLKFSKYASISPEPGTIKDYSSPVIYTVKSESGVEKVYQVKFTHMDTDRFESCSEANAWKWFGGDDRTNAPDILPYDRNIGTGQAIVFDKDFVPSAFSIHLREGFKYSGANTDYRQDVVLKLIIRDASDKFIASTTANVLGNFSGGFVPFNLERLNVFLEAKKTYVFYWYLVNGEALGVVASSSGNNNDGSGFCFNSGYAGESKKSANNTLENVNVWYKHNWHFNIEIKGKE